Sequence from the Actinocatenispora sera genome:
CGACCGCGGCTGGTTCCTCAACGGCGGCCACGACGACCTGGTCGCGGTGGCCCGCCGGCTGCACATGGCCTACGAGTTCGGGCCGGCGGCGGACCAGGTGTGGGGCGACGCGGTGCTCACCCGGCTGCCGATCCGGCAGGTACGCCGGGTCGCGCTGCCGGCCGAGGGGCCGACCGGCGCCGGCGCCCTCGCCGTCACCGTGTCGCTGGGCGACACCGACCTCGCCGTGGTGGCGACGCACTTCCAGCCGGCCGGGGACACGCCGCCGCAGTCGCAGGCGCGGGCCGCGGCGAAGCTGGTCCGTACGCTCGGGCCGCGGGTGGTGCTGGCCGGTGACCTGAACGCGCAGCCTGGTTCGCCGGCGCTCGCGACGCTGGAGTCCGCCGGGCTCAGCGAGCAGCGGTCCGTGCCGTCCTATCCGTCGAATCACCCGATCAAGCACATCGACCACGTGTACGCCACGAACGCCGTCACCGTCTCGGACCTGGTGGCGGTGCGCACGACCGCGTCGGATCATGTACCGGTGGCCGTCGAGCTGGAGGTGCGATGACCAGTCCACAGTGGACGAACTGGGCCGGCAACCAGCGGGCCGTCGCGCGTGAGGTCGCCGAGGCCGGCTCGGCCGAGCGGGTCGCCGAGATCGTCGGCCGGGTACGCGAATCGGGCGGCACGCTCAAGGCGATCGGGTCCGGGCACTCGTTCACCGGCGCGGCCCGCACCGACGGGGTGCGGCTGGCGCCGGCGAGCGGGCGCTACGCGGTCGACCGGGAGGCGAAGCGGGTCACCGTACCGGCGGGGATGCCGCTGCACGAGCTGAACCGGGTGCTCGCCGCGGTCGACCTGGCGCTGCCGAACCTGGGCGACATCGACCGGCAGACGATCGCCGGCGCGATCTCCACCGGTACCCACGGCACCGGCGCGAAGCTGGGCGGGTTGGCCACGTTCGTCGCCGGGCTGACGCTGGTCACCGGCACCGGTGAGGTGCTGCACGCCTCGCCGACCGAGAACCCGGACGTGTTCGAGGCGGCCCGGTTGGGCGTCGGCGCGGTCGGCGTGCTCACCGAGCTCGAACTGTCCTGTGTGGACTCCTTTCCACTGCGGGCAGACGAGCGGCCGATGCCGCTGGACACCGTTCTGTCCACAGTGGACGAACTGGCCGCGGCCAACGACCACTTCGAGTTCTACTGGTTCCCCTACACCGAGCTGACCTCGGTCAAGCGCAACAACCGGCTCGGCCCGGACGAGGCGCCGCACCCGCTGCCGAAGTGGCGGCAGGTGCTCGACGACGAGCTACTGTCCAACACCGCCTTCTCGGTACTGTGCAAGCTGGTGCGCCGCGCGCCGGCGCTGGCGCCGCGGGTCAACGGGCTGTCCGCGCGGGCGCTGTCGGCCCGCAGCTACGCCGACCGGTCCGACCGGGTGTTCTGCACGCCGCGCCGGGTCCGGTTCGTCGAGATGGAGTACTCCATCCCGCGGGAGGCGCTGACCGAGGCGTTCGCCGGGCTGCGCCGGGCGGTCGAGACCTGCGGCGTGCGCATCGCGTTCCCGGTCGAGGTGCGGGTCGCGGCGGCCGACGACGTCTGGCTGTCCACCGCGCACGGCCGGGACGCCGCCTACCTCGCGGTGCACCAGTACGTGGGAATGGCTTACGAGCCGTACTTCCGCGCCGTGGAGGCGGTGATGCGCGGCCTGGACGGCCGGCCGCACTGGGGCAAGCTGCACTGGCGGGACGCGGACTCGCTGCGCGCGAGCTACCCGCGGTTCGACGACTTCGTCGCGGTGCGGGACCGGCTCGATCCGGACCGCGTGTTCGCCAACGACTACACCCGGCGCGTCTTCGGCGACTGAGCCCGGCCCCGTCGATCAG
This genomic interval carries:
- a CDS encoding D-arabinono-1,4-lactone oxidase, which produces MTSPQWTNWAGNQRAVAREVAEAGSAERVAEIVGRVRESGGTLKAIGSGHSFTGAARTDGVRLAPASGRYAVDREAKRVTVPAGMPLHELNRVLAAVDLALPNLGDIDRQTIAGAISTGTHGTGAKLGGLATFVAGLTLVTGTGEVLHASPTENPDVFEAARLGVGAVGVLTELELSCVDSFPLRADERPMPLDTVLSTVDELAAANDHFEFYWFPYTELTSVKRNNRLGPDEAPHPLPKWRQVLDDELLSNTAFSVLCKLVRRAPALAPRVNGLSARALSARSYADRSDRVFCTPRRVRFVEMEYSIPREALTEAFAGLRRAVETCGVRIAFPVEVRVAAADDVWLSTAHGRDAAYLAVHQYVGMAYEPYFRAVEAVMRGLDGRPHWGKLHWRDADSLRASYPRFDDFVAVRDRLDPDRVFANDYTRRVFGD